The genomic region CAGTCGATAAAGAGATCGCCTGACACACCGCTATCGCGGCCTCGCTTGGGCTCGACGGCTCCCACAGGGGTTCGGGGGAAGTCTGGGAGTTTTGTGTTTGATCGCAAGCACTCGAGTTGCTCAAATCGAATGTGGGAGCTGTCGAGCCTCAGCGAGGCTGCGAAGACGGCAGCACAGTCGATAAAGAGGTCGCCTGACACACCGCTATCGCGGCCTCGCCAGGGCTCGACAGCTCCCACAGGGGTTCGGGGGAAGTCTGGGAGTTGTGTGTTTGATCGCAACCACTCGGAATTACTCAAATCAAATGTGGGAGCTGTCGAGCCTTAGCGAGGCTGCGATGGCGGCGGCATGGTCGATAAAGAGGGCGCATGACACACCGCTATCGCAGCCTCGCCAGGGCTCGACAGCTCCTACAGTTGATTGGTGAAGCTCAGACCGCTTCCAGTTCTGTCTTGAACAACCGATACCAGAAAATCGCCACTTCACGGGTCTGGGGATCAATCCCGCGATAGCGCAGGTGGTCGATCCCGCCCATCACATACCCGCAGCGCTCATACAGCCGGCAGGCACCGAGGTTGTTGTTCTGGGTTTCCAGCATCATCCCCGGCAAGTTCTTCTTGCGGCTCCAGAATTGCGCCACGTCCAGCAATGCCTTGGCCACCCCATGGCGCCGCGCCGGCAACACCACCGCCAGCTCATCCACATGGGCAAACCCGTTCCAGTTGGTGCTGACCACGATGTGCCCAACGGGCCGGTCATCGAGGTACGCCATGAACACCGCACTGTCGGCCGCGTCACGAAAGCTGGCGAACTCCTCGGGGTCGATGCCGTAGCATTTGCGGTACGGCACGATACGCTCCACCGCCCATTGATCGACGCGCTTGCCCATTTCCGGCACACCATAGGCATTGACCTCAAAGCTGAAGTCATTACCCCACACGTAGGCGTCAAATCCCTCATCAGCCACGCGGACACTGAGACCCGGGTACTTCGGGTTCATTACAGCTTGCATAAACATTCTTAACCCTTGATGCAATCGACGGTGTAACAGCGACCATTGCCGTCATCTTCGTGTTGCAGTCCATGAACATCGGCGACAAAGCCGGGGAAACTACTGTCAAACGTCCTGGCAAACGCCAGGTAATCAATGATCGAGCGAGTCGATTCGGTGAACCGCTCACCCGGCATGATCAACGGAATACCCGGCGGATAAGGCACCAGCATGACCGCTGCGATGCGTCCTGGCAAAGCGTCGATGGACACTGCCTCGACTTCGCCCTTGACCAACAGGTCGTAGGCATCGGCCGGTTTCATGGCGATTTCCGGCAAGACCGTGTACATCCGCTTCAAGTGCTTGGCCGTGGCATTGCTGCGGTAGCAGCTGTGCAACTGGTCGCACAGGTCCTTCAAACCCAATCCCTGATACCGCACCGGGCCCTGCTGAAACACCGATGGCAAACAGACAGCAAGGCTCACGTTGGCGTCATAACTGCGCTTGAATTCCAGTAATTCGGTGAGCAGGGTACTCCACTTGCCTTTGGTGATGCCCATGGAAAACAGCACAAGGAACGAATACAGCCCGGTCTTTTCCACCACCAGCCCACGTTCCCAGAGGAATTTACTGACCACCGCAGCGGGGATTCCGCACTCGCTCAAGGCCCCGCCGGCGTTCAGGCCGGGCATCACCAGAGTGACTTTGATCGGGTCCAGCAACACGTAGTCTTCGGCGATATCGCCAAAGCCATGCCAGTCGGCCTGGGGTTGCAACAGCCAGTCCGCCGTCACCACCCGGTCAATGCCCGCCACCAGCGGCGGCTGCCAGATGGAGAACCACCAGTCTTCAGCGGCGATGTGCTGGCGCAGGTTGGCCAGGGCGCGACGAAAGCTCAGGGCTTCGTCAAACATCTCTTGCAGCAACGAGCGCCCCGCCGGCCCTTCCATCATTGCCGAGGCGACATCCAGGGAGGCGATGATGCTGTACTGCGGCGAGGTGGAAATATGCATCATGAACGCTTCGTTGAAGCGATCCCGGTCGAGCTTGCGCACACCGCCATCCTGCACATGGATCATCGACGCCTGGCTGAACGCCGCCAGCAGCTTGTGGGTGGAGTGTGTGGTGAACACCAGCGGGCTGTCGGCCGTGCGCGACGTGCCCATGCCGTAGCGCCCGGCGAAGAACTCATGAAACGCCGCGTAGGCATACCAGGCTTCGTCAAAGTGCAGCACCTCGACACTGTTGCCCAGTTGCTGCTTGATCAGCTCGGCGTTGTAGCACAGGCCGTCGTAGGTGGAATTGGTGACCACCGCCAGCTTGACCTTGGCCGGTCGCCCTCGGGTCAACGGGCTGGCGTCGATTTTCGCGCGGATCGATTCGGGGCTGAACTCGCTCAGGGGAATCGGTCCGATGATCCCCAGTTCATTACGCTCCGGGCACAGGTACAACGGAATGGCGCCGGTCATGATGATCGAATGCAATACCGACTTGTGGCAGTTGCGGTCCACCAGCACCAGGTCATCCCGGCCAACCATGGAATGCCAGACGATCTTGTTGGCGGTGGACGTGCCATTGATCACGAAGTAGGTGTGATCCGCGCCGAAGTTGCGCGCCGCCCGGGCCTCGGCTTCGGCCAGCGGGCCGGTGTGGTCCAGCAGCGAACCCAGCTCCGGCACCGACACCGACAAGTCCGATCGCAGGGTATTTTCCCCGAAAAACTGATGAAACGCCTGCCCCACCGGGCTTTTGCGATAGGCCACGCCACCGCCATGGCCGGGGGTGTGCCAGGAGTAATTGGAATCCGCCGTGTGCTGCACCAGGGCCTTGAAGAATGGCGGCAACAGGCCATCCAGGTAAGCCCGCGCGGCCCGTGCGACTTGCCGCGCGAGAAAAGGCACGGTGTCTTCAAACAGGTAAAGAATGCCCCGCAATTGGTTGAGTTCGCTCATGGCGTCGGCCGGGGCGTTTTCCAGGGTGACTTGCTCACCCAGGGCAAAGATCGGCAGGTTCGGCGCCCGCACCCGCGCCAGGCGGATCAGCTCCACCATGTTTTGCATCAGGTGGGTATTTTCCCCGGCGCCCTCGGCGGCGATCAGCATGCAGGCCAGGCCGTGATGGGTCGAAGCCACCAGGCGGCCCTCGGCGTAGTCCACCGCCGAAAAGATACTGAAGCCCTCCTGTTCCAGCTCCCGGGCAATGCCCCGGACGCGGTCGCCGGCAACGGTGTCGGCCTTGATGTCGCGGTGTACGATCAGAACCGGGAACTTCAGGTCTTTGTACATGAGCGCTTGGCGTCCTGGGGCTATGCCTTCAGGGTAGAAGCTCGGAACGGATGTGGCGAATGAAGATGTTCAACCAGCCTTCATAAAGCCCCTCTGATGACCTCCCGCAACAGCAACGCCGCCTCCACGGCATGCTGGCGCGTCGCCAGGTTGGTGAAACCCATCAACAGGCCTTGCTGGCGCCCCGTCTCGATACTCCAGACAGACAGTGCCTGAATCCCCAGCCCCGCGTCGGCAGCCTGAGACGCAACTGCCTGATCAGAGACCTCCACCCGCAACCGCGCCAACAAATTGATCCCGCCAGACTGTTCATCGACCTGCAAAAATGCCCCGCAATGACTGTTCAGCGCATCCACCAGAAAGCCGCGCCGCTGGGTATAGAGCTGGCGCATTTTTTTCAGGTGGCGGGTGAAATGGCCCTGGTCGAGAAAGTCGGCGGTGGTGGCTTGCAGCAACTCGGCACTGCGGTTTTGCAGGATGCGGGCGCTGGCCTCAAAGGCCGGGAGCAACGCCTGCGGCACCACCAGATAGCCCAGCCGCAAACCCGGGAACAGCATCTTGCTGAAGCTGCCCGAGTAAATCACCCGGTCCGCCGTGTCCTGGCTTTTGAGCGCCGCCAAGGGCTGCCCCTTGTAACGAAACTCACTGTCGTAGTCGTCCTCCACCAACCAGCCGCCATGGGTCTGCGCCCAGTCGAGCAGGCTACGGCGCCGGGTGGCACTGAGGGCGACACCCAGCGGGCTTTGGTGAGCCGGCGTGACAATCGCCAGCCGCGCCTTTGGGGCACGTCGTACGCCCTCCTCGACATCGAGCCCGTCACGGTCGACCGGCACCGGCACCAACTTCACCTCCAGGTGGAGCAACAACTGCCGCGCATGCAAATAGCCCGGGTCTTCGAACCAGCAGTGCTTGCCTGCCATCTGCAACGCATCACACACCAGCGCGAGGCACGCCGAGTAACCCGCACACACGAACACCTGCTCCGGCGAGCACTCCACACCACGGTACAGCGCCAGGTATTGAGCAATCGCCACACGCAGCGACCGG from Pseudomonas yamanorum harbors:
- a CDS encoding GNAT family N-acetyltransferase; its protein translation is MNPKYPGLSVRVADEGFDAYVWGNDFSFEVNAYGVPEMGKRVDQWAVERIVPYRKCYGIDPEEFASFRDAADSAVFMAYLDDRPVGHIVVSTNWNGFAHVDELAVVLPARRHGVAKALLDVAQFWSRKKNLPGMMLETQNNNLGACRLYERCGYVMGGIDHLRYRGIDPQTREVAIFWYRLFKTELEAV
- a CDS encoding Orn/Lys/Arg family decarboxylase — encoded protein: MYKDLKFPVLIVHRDIKADTVAGDRVRGIARELEQEGFSIFSAVDYAEGRLVASTHHGLACMLIAAEGAGENTHLMQNMVELIRLARVRAPNLPIFALGEQVTLENAPADAMSELNQLRGILYLFEDTVPFLARQVARAARAYLDGLLPPFFKALVQHTADSNYSWHTPGHGGGVAYRKSPVGQAFHQFFGENTLRSDLSVSVPELGSLLDHTGPLAEAEARAARNFGADHTYFVINGTSTANKIVWHSMVGRDDLVLVDRNCHKSVLHSIIMTGAIPLYLCPERNELGIIGPIPLSEFSPESIRAKIDASPLTRGRPAKVKLAVVTNSTYDGLCYNAELIKQQLGNSVEVLHFDEAWYAYAAFHEFFAGRYGMGTSRTADSPLVFTTHSTHKLLAAFSQASMIHVQDGGVRKLDRDRFNEAFMMHISTSPQYSIIASLDVASAMMEGPAGRSLLQEMFDEALSFRRALANLRQHIAAEDWWFSIWQPPLVAGIDRVVTADWLLQPQADWHGFGDIAEDYVLLDPIKVTLVMPGLNAGGALSECGIPAAVVSKFLWERGLVVEKTGLYSFLVLFSMGITKGKWSTLLTELLEFKRSYDANVSLAVCLPSVFQQGPVRYQGLGLKDLCDQLHSCYRSNATAKHLKRMYTVLPEIAMKPADAYDLLVKGEVEAVSIDALPGRIAAVMLVPYPPGIPLIMPGERFTESTRSIIDYLAFARTFDSSFPGFVADVHGLQHEDDGNGRCYTVDCIKG
- the pdxR gene encoding MocR-like pyridoxine biosynthesis transcription factor PdxR, whose amino-acid sequence is MSSLPKYQEIYRRFRQAIDQGQLRPGERVPSVRSLAQELKVARGTVETAYQLLVSEGFFLARGQAGTVVAEALPQRSIKSLAVESQPLAPTSAPRLLQLGLPALDSFPRKLWARLVTRQVRRVDVNSLAMGDVRGARSLRVAIAQYLALYRGVECSPEQVFVCAGYSACLALVCDALQMAGKHCWFEDPGYLHARQLLLHLEVKLVPVPVDRDGLDVEEGVRRAPKARLAIVTPAHQSPLGVALSATRRRSLLDWAQTHGGWLVEDDYDSEFRYKGQPLAALKSQDTADRVIYSGSFSKMLFPGLRLGYLVVPQALLPAFEASARILQNRSAELLQATTADFLDQGHFTRHLKKMRQLYTQRRGFLVDALNSHCGAFLQVDEQSGGINLLARLRVEVSDQAVASQAADAGLGIQALSVWSIETGRQQGLLMGFTNLATRQHAVEAALLLREVIRGAL